A region of Argentina anserina chromosome 5, drPotAnse1.1, whole genome shotgun sequence DNA encodes the following proteins:
- the LOC126795029 gene encoding cytochrome P450 736A117-like — protein sequence MSLLKRMPELINNEILSFLLLPVFLILLYRWSCSTSGTRNPPPSPSKLPIIGNLHQLGSLSTPPHRAFQALSKVYGPLMLLHFRSSPVLVVSSAEGAREIMKTHDLAFSSRPKTTAFEKLLYNCKDVAVAPYGDYWRQVKSICVLHLLSAKKVRSFRTLREDETRSMIRNIKETSQRGEVVDVRKMVMGLTNDVVSRAALGKKYYNDGDFKELTTEFTELAGSIHLGDYIPWLGWLSRLAGLDAKLDSLAKRYDAFMDSVLQEHIDKSWDTSNENDQGSDDDQNEDNRDFVDVLLEIQRENLLQFPLDRTSIKAVVQDMFLAGTDTTSTLLEWEMAEVLKHPRVMSKLQKELRAVKKGEEEILTEDDLVDMHYLKTVIKEALRLHPSFTLLLPKMSIQDVKIKGYDIKANTQVLVNVWQIGRDPKSFNHKPEEFEPERFLGVNSGLSYKGTDFEYLPFGAGRRLCPGIQFATTVNEIGLANLLHKFDWTLPGGVRNEDLDMSESSGLTIHKKYPLKAMAIPHSSA from the exons atgaGTCTACTGAAAAGAATGCCGGAGCTCATCAACAATGAAATCCTTTCCTTTCTACTCCTCCCTGTTTTCCTCATCCTCTTGTACAGGTGGTCTTGTTCTACTTCCGGAACAAGAAACCCACCGCCTTCTCCATCAAAGCTCCCCATCATCGGAAACCTTCACCAACTAGGCTCACTTTCAACTCCACCCCATCGCGCATTTCAAGCCTTATCTAAGGTCTATGGCCCTCTCATGCTCCTCCACTTCCGAAGCTCCCCCGTTCTTGTCGTCTCGTCGGCCGAGGGTGCCCGGGAGATCATGAAAACTCACGACCTCGCATTTTCCAGCAGACCTAAGACCACCGCCTTCGAGAAGCTTCTTTACAACTGTAAAGACGTGGCCGTGGCACCTTACGGTGACTACTGGAGGCAGGTGAAGAGCATCTGCGTGCTACATCTCTTGAGCGCCAAGAAGGTCAGGTCCTTTCGCACCCTGAGAGAAGACGAGACGAGATCTATGATCAGAAACATAAAGGAAACTTCACAAAGGGGAGAAGTTGTGGACGTGAGGAAGATGGTTATGGGTCTTACGAACGATGTCGTCTCGAGGGCGGCTCTGGGGAAGAAGTACTACAATGATGGAGACTTTAAGGAGCTCACCACCGAATTTACTGAGTTGGCGGGAAGTATTCATCTTGGAGACTATATTCCATGGCTGGGTTGGTTGAGCCGTCTTGCGGGTTTGGACGCCAAACTAGACAGTCTGGCTAAACGGTACGATGCATTCATGGACTCGGTACTTCAAGAGCATATTGATAAAAGTTGGGACACCAGCAACGAAAATGATCAAGGCTCTGATGATGATCAGAACGAGGATAACAGAGATTTTGTGGATGTTTTACTTGAAATTCAGCGGGAAAACTTGCTTCAATTTCCTCTTGACAGAACTAGCATAAAAGCTGTCGTccag GATATGTTCCTTGCTGGGACGGATACCACATCTACACTTCTAGAGTGGGAAATGGCAGAGGTTCTGAAGCACCCAAGGGTCATGAGCAAATTGCAGAAAGAATTGAGGGCTGttaaaaaaggagaagaagaaatattAACGGAGGATGACTTGGTTGACATGCACTACTTGAAGACAGTGATTAAGGAGGCTCTTCGTTTACATCCATCATTTACACTATTATTGCCTAAGATGTCGATCCAAGATGTGAAAATAAAAGGTTACGACATTAAGGCCAACACACAAGTCTTAGTGAATGTCTGGCAGATCGGAAGAGATCCGAAATCTTTCAATCACAAACCAGAAGAGTTTGAGCCGGAGAGGTTTTTGGGAGTAAATAGTGGTCTCAGTTACAAAGGAACTGACTTCGAGTATCTTCCGTTCGGAGCTGGCAGGAGGCTATGTCCCGGGATTCAGTTTGCTACGACTGTCAATGAGATTGGTCTTGCAAATTTGCTGCACAAGTTTGATTGGACATTGCCTGGTGGAGTAAGAAATGAGGATTTAGACATGAGTGAATCGTCTGGTTTAACAATTCATAAGAAGTACCCACTCAAAGCCATGGCTATTCCACATTCATCAGCTTAA